One window from the genome of Pseudomonas frederiksbergensis encodes:
- a CDS encoding amino acid adenylation domain-containing protein: protein MNEVMMDTQEAGFALSPEQQWALEQLSGTTTRGEALRWVSVVIDGDLDPQRLQDAFDTLAAQQPMLLARLVKVAGFHGLRQVAHAGRFALKISPSEQSAEEVQAQINEILGQAFVIGESAGVQAVLYRLAPRQWRLLLGIARYSADAPSMNLLLGQVRQAYAGQVSEDEAPGEFGQYLQWRSEVVLDEDAATARTYWQQHLQGLQAQIDTPWLAARRAGSGTADARVSLALEPARRDALQRLADELGQPLTTLLQGAWWLLLGRLSGSDQALVGVRHDSRSDYDYFAHAIGMFEKTLPLCIPLPASAPFSEWLEELAMRLEAHRTWQEYWTPELAPDAAHPAYGFAVAAASFVHGDNSLEWTGSSPVQADPLELLLQVQLDDAQRLAAIDLQYADARYSQAAATAVLEQYDVLLASILAAAQTPLAQLNLLGRNEESRLRAINPPMQALADNRYLPRRIADLALHAPDTIALTDAHQSWSYGQLNAQIERVALGLQDQGLGEGSIVALALPRSAELVVAMLASWRIGAAYLPLDTQWPQARQALMVEQAGAALVLTGAAHLPAWQDQSHKALALDGLSPANATLPALATKGNDIAYVLFTSGSTGAPKGVVIEHRQLLNYTAQASQALALDQCKHLAFSSTVAADLGNTALFGALFNGATLHVASDEQMQDGALFATFIRQHQIDCLKIVPSHLAALLDSEQAALPRTLVLGGEPIAPTLIERIARLRSDCQVFNHYGPTEATVGVMIHPVSLEGAAEDCSALTQVLGNNQAYILDAERRLVPVGVLGELYLGGAQLCRGYLNAEADGQMFIQSPFDPAQRLYRTGDLARYRPEGGVQLHGRRDQQVKVRGFRIELAEIEAELLGVPQVAEALVLPGEQGLQAFIVAPQGLPSDVLNAARAQLNARLPSVMVPQHWHLIERFPRLANGKIDRQALQQLAAATGDEEGVAPRDGLEQLLAARMAQLLGLERLGIDRDFFAAGGHSLLVIKLVAGIRKLLQCDIHPGLVFDHPTVASLATALRAHENSPGQLEKIAQARLRMEAMSPEEKARLTEQARQLQAAKAAQGS from the coding sequence ATGAACGAGGTGATGATGGACACGCAGGAAGCGGGTTTCGCCCTGTCGCCCGAGCAGCAATGGGCGCTTGAGCAACTGTCGGGCACGACGACTCGTGGCGAGGCCTTGCGCTGGGTGAGCGTGGTCATCGATGGCGATCTTGATCCGCAGCGATTGCAGGACGCCTTCGACACACTGGCGGCGCAGCAGCCGATGTTGCTGGCGCGGCTGGTCAAGGTCGCCGGTTTCCACGGCCTGCGCCAGGTAGCCCATGCCGGGCGCTTTGCGCTGAAGATAAGCCCAAGCGAACAATCCGCTGAAGAAGTCCAGGCGCAGATCAACGAAATCCTGGGCCAGGCTTTTGTTATCGGCGAATCGGCCGGTGTCCAAGCCGTGCTTTATCGTTTGGCGCCACGGCAATGGCGACTGCTGCTGGGCATCGCCCGTTACAGTGCCGATGCGCCATCGATGAACTTGCTGCTTGGACAGGTACGCCAGGCTTACGCGGGCCAGGTGTCGGAAGACGAAGCACCAGGCGAGTTCGGCCAGTACCTGCAATGGCGCAGCGAAGTGGTGCTCGATGAAGATGCCGCCACCGCGCGGACCTATTGGCAGCAACATCTGCAAGGTTTGCAGGCGCAGATCGACACGCCATGGCTGGCGGCACGCCGCGCCGGCAGCGGGACCGCCGATGCGCGTGTGTCGTTGGCGTTGGAACCGGCCCGGCGCGATGCTTTGCAGCGCTTGGCCGACGAGCTGGGGCAACCGCTGACGACCCTATTGCAAGGTGCGTGGTGGCTGCTGTTGGGGCGCTTGAGCGGCTCCGACCAGGCATTGGTGGGCGTTCGTCATGACAGCCGCAGCGACTACGATTACTTCGCCCATGCCATCGGCATGTTCGAGAAAACCCTGCCGCTTTGCATACCATTACCGGCCAGCGCGCCGTTCAGTGAGTGGCTGGAAGAGTTGGCGATGCGGCTCGAAGCCCATCGCACCTGGCAGGAATACTGGACGCCGGAACTGGCGCCGGACGCGGCGCATCCCGCCTATGGTTTCGCGGTCGCTGCGGCAAGTTTCGTCCACGGCGACAACAGCCTGGAGTGGACGGGATCGTCGCCTGTGCAGGCTGATCCGCTTGAGCTGCTGCTGCAGGTTCAATTGGACGATGCCCAGCGGCTTGCCGCGATCGACCTGCAATATGCCGACGCTCGTTATTCGCAAGCCGCCGCCACCGCTGTGCTGGAACAATACGACGTGCTGCTGGCCTCGATCCTGGCGGCCGCGCAGACGCCGCTGGCGCAGCTCAACCTACTGGGGCGCAACGAGGAATCACGCCTGCGCGCGATCAACCCGCCGATGCAGGCGCTGGCCGATAACCGCTATCTTCCCCGGCGCATTGCCGACCTGGCGCTCCATGCGCCGGACACCATCGCGCTGACCGACGCCCATCAGTCCTGGAGCTACGGTCAGCTAAACGCACAGATCGAACGCGTGGCCCTCGGCCTCCAGGACCAAGGCCTGGGCGAGGGTTCGATCGTTGCCCTGGCCTTGCCGCGCTCGGCGGAGCTGGTGGTCGCCATGCTGGCGAGCTGGCGCATCGGTGCGGCGTATCTGCCACTGGACACCCAATGGCCCCAGGCTCGCCAGGCATTGATGGTGGAACAAGCGGGCGCCGCGTTAGTGCTCACCGGCGCGGCGCACCTGCCGGCTTGGCAGGACCAGTCGCACAAGGCGCTGGCATTGGACGGACTCAGCCCAGCGAACGCGACGTTGCCGGCACTGGCGACCAAGGGCAACGACATCGCCTATGTGTTGTTCACGTCCGGCTCCACCGGTGCGCCCAAAGGCGTGGTGATCGAGCATCGGCAGTTGCTCAATTACACCGCCCAGGCCAGCCAGGCCTTGGCGCTGGATCAATGCAAACACTTGGCCTTCAGCTCCACCGTGGCGGCGGACCTGGGCAACACGGCGTTGTTTGGCGCGCTGTTCAATGGCGCAACGCTGCATGTCGCCAGTGACGAGCAGATGCAGGACGGCGCGCTGTTTGCCACGTTCATCCGGCAGCATCAAATCGATTGCCTGAAGATCGTGCCGTCGCACCTCGCGGCGTTGCTTGACAGCGAGCAGGCGGCATTGCCGCGCACCCTGGTGCTCGGCGGCGAGCCGATTGCGCCGACGTTGATCGAACGCATCGCCCGGTTGCGCAGCGATTGCCAGGTGTTCAACCACTATGGGCCGACGGAAGCCACGGTCGGGGTGATGATTCATCCGGTGTCGCTGGAGGGCGCTGCCGAGGACTGTTCGGCGTTGACCCAGGTGCTGGGCAACAATCAGGCCTACATCCTCGATGCTGAGCGGCGGCTGGTGCCGGTGGGCGTGCTGGGCGAGTTGTACCTGGGCGGCGCGCAACTGTGCCGGGGCTATCTGAATGCCGAGGCCGACGGACAGATGTTCATCCAGAGTCCGTTCGATCCTGCGCAGCGCCTGTACCGCACCGGCGACCTGGCGCGTTACCGCCCGGAAGGCGGGGTTCAGTTGCACGGGCGGCGCGACCAGCAGGTCAAGGTGCGCGGGTTCCGTATCGAACTGGCGGAGATCGAGGCCGAGTTGCTGGGCGTGCCGCAGGTGGCCGAAGCGCTGGTGTTGCCGGGCGAGCAGGGCTTGCAGGCCTTTATCGTGGCACCGCAAGGCTTGCCTTCTGATGTGCTGAACGCCGCGCGGGCACAACTGAACGCACGCTTGCCCAGCGTGATGGTGCCGCAGCATTGGCACCTGATCGAACGCTTCCCACGGCTGGCCAACGGCAAGATCGATCGCCAGGCGTTGCAGCAGTTGGCGGCCGCAACGGGCGATGAAGAGGGCGTCGCACCCCGTGATGGACTCGAACAATTGCTCGCTGCGCGCATGGCGCAGTTGCTTGGCCTTGAGCGACTGGGCATCGATCGCGACTTCTTTGCTGCCGGCGGTCATTCGCTGCTGGTGATCAAGCTGGTGGCCGGCATTCGCAAGCTGTTGCAGTGCGACATCCATCCGGGATTGGTCTTCGATCATCCGACCGTGGCGTCGCTGGCGACGGCCTTGCGGGCCCACGAGAACAGCCCCGGGCAACTGGAGAAGATCGCCCAGGCACGCCTGCGCATGGAGGCGATGAGCCCAGAGGAAAAGGCTCGGCTGACCGAACAGGCTCGGCAACTGCAAGCCGCCAAGGCCGCGCAAGGTAGTTGA
- a CDS encoding TonB-dependent siderophore receptor, giving the protein MSAIHELKPLFKALVMSRGLRSRRVLTGLGLVCVLPLSTQVMAQDVNINIPAQPLPQALQAFGQQTNQQVIYNADELAGLKSNRVSGKMSPQAAITELLKGTGVRHSLEGNTLMLVKGSAAGLELGATTINAEQLAATTEGSNSYTSNAVTIGKGTHTLKEIPQSVTVMTRKQMDDQNLVSLKDAVNQTTGIVGLQGVGQGMILSSRGFQIDDWQYDGVPIPRNTYSLGNWATQDLIFFDRLEILRGASGLLQGTGSPGGAVNLVRKRGQNAPTVTLTGKAGSWDHYGLQLDAGGPLNDAGNIRGRIVADEDQSNSFVDHAWTKTHSLYGSLDIDLSEDTTLGFAASQSNGESRGNIRGLPRYADGSMPDVSRSTYTGARWNRSDIDVTTLYTDLEHRFNEDWAFKVGAVHMTEDNQAKNQRTQSPGGLLPDGSRVQYADFVTDFQSTKVGLDMNLVGKFEALSMEQEVMLGGNYSQLETDDKYARTFNNSSDFIFDLDNNRPDISYEGLINSPGGMGTLSKYDVRQKGVYGTWRVKPVDDLTLILGSRVSWYDFSYKSKTERATGITPNTPSTSTETGVVTPYAGIVYDLSREWAVYASYTDVFQPQTNVDPDGSVLKPIVGKNYEVGLKGELMDGRVNTSLAVFRYDHENRAVNIPSCVGLNCSEAAGKVRSQGIEAEISGEVIDNLQLFAGYTYNTTKYLEDPNNEGSIFSTWTPKHMLRVWGNYQFTGDWNRASAGLGFTTQSHTQVYDLNYDVPGYTVWNARVGYQLTPEIGLAVNANNLFDKTYITPAYNQLNGNNNFGDPRNLMFTVKYTPQF; this is encoded by the coding sequence ATGTCGGCAATTCATGAGTTGAAACCGTTGTTCAAGGCACTGGTCATGTCCCGCGGCCTGCGTTCGCGCCGGGTGTTGACGGGCCTGGGTCTGGTCTGTGTGTTGCCGCTGAGCACCCAGGTGATGGCGCAAGACGTCAACATCAACATCCCTGCGCAACCGCTGCCGCAGGCGCTGCAAGCGTTCGGCCAGCAGACCAACCAGCAAGTGATCTACAACGCCGACGAATTGGCCGGCCTGAAAAGCAATCGCGTCAGCGGCAAGATGAGCCCGCAGGCGGCCATCACCGAACTGCTCAAGGGCACGGGCGTGCGCCACAGCCTCGAGGGCAACACCTTGATGTTGGTGAAGGGCTCTGCCGCAGGCCTGGAACTGGGCGCAACGACCATCAACGCCGAACAGCTGGCTGCGACGACCGAAGGCAGCAACTCATACACCAGCAATGCCGTGACGATCGGCAAGGGCACCCACACCCTCAAGGAAATTCCCCAGTCGGTCACGGTGATGACGCGCAAGCAGATGGATGACCAGAACCTGGTCAGCCTCAAGGATGCCGTCAACCAGACCACCGGCATCGTCGGCCTGCAGGGCGTCGGCCAGGGCATGATTCTGTCGTCGCGCGGTTTCCAGATCGATGACTGGCAGTACGACGGTGTGCCGATCCCGCGTAACACCTACTCGCTGGGCAACTGGGCGACCCAGGACCTGATCTTCTTCGACCGCCTGGAAATCCTCCGTGGCGCGTCCGGCCTGCTGCAAGGCACCGGCAGCCCCGGTGGCGCTGTCAACCTGGTGCGCAAGCGTGGCCAGAATGCACCGACCGTGACCCTGACCGGCAAGGCCGGGTCCTGGGATCACTACGGCCTGCAATTGGACGCTGGCGGCCCGCTGAACGACGCCGGCAACATCCGTGGCCGTATCGTCGCCGATGAAGACCAGAGCAATTCCTTTGTCGATCACGCGTGGACCAAGACCCACTCGTTGTACGGCTCGCTGGACATCGACCTGAGTGAAGACACCACCCTGGGCTTCGCGGCCAGCCAGTCCAATGGCGAATCGCGCGGCAACATCCGCGGCTTGCCACGCTACGCCGATGGCTCGATGCCGGACGTGTCGCGCTCCACCTACACCGGCGCGCGCTGGAACCGTTCCGATATCGATGTCACCACCCTGTACACCGACTTGGAGCATCGCTTCAACGAGGACTGGGCATTCAAGGTCGGCGCCGTGCACATGACCGAGGACAACCAGGCGAAAAACCAGCGCACCCAAAGCCCGGGCGGCCTGCTGCCCGATGGCAGCCGTGTGCAATATGCCGACTTCGTCACCGACTTCCAGTCCACCAAAGTGGGCCTGGACATGAACCTGGTCGGCAAATTCGAAGCCCTGTCGATGGAACAGGAGGTCATGCTCGGCGGTAACTACTCCCAGCTGGAGACGGATGACAAATACGCCCGCACGTTCAACAACAGCAGCGACTTCATTTTCGACCTTGATAACAACCGTCCCGACATCAGCTATGAAGGCTTGATCAATAGCCCGGGTGGCATGGGCACCCTCAGCAAATACGACGTCCGCCAGAAAGGCGTGTACGGCACCTGGCGCGTCAAGCCGGTGGACGACTTGACGCTGATCCTCGGCTCGCGGGTCAGCTGGTACGACTTCAGCTACAAGTCCAAGACCGAAAGGGCAACCGGTATCACGCCCAACACCCCAAGCACCTCAACCGAAACCGGCGTGGTCACGCCCTATGCCGGCATCGTCTATGACCTGAGCCGCGAATGGGCGGTCTACGCCAGCTACACCGACGTCTTCCAGCCGCAGACCAACGTCGATCCCGACGGTTCGGTACTCAAGCCCATCGTCGGCAAGAACTATGAGGTCGGCCTCAAGGGTGAGTTGATGGACGGGCGGGTCAACACGTCCTTGGCGGTCTTCCGCTACGACCATGAGAACCGTGCCGTCAACATCCCCAGCTGCGTTGGGTTGAACTGTTCCGAGGCGGCGGGGAAAGTGCGCAGCCAGGGCATCGAGGCCGAGATCAGCGGTGAGGTGATCGATAACCTGCAGCTGTTCGCGGGCTATACCTACAACACCACCAAATACCTCGAAGATCCGAACAATGAAGGCAGCATCTTCAGTACCTGGACGCCGAAACACATGCTGCGCGTCTGGGGCAACTACCAGTTCACCGGCGACTGGAACCGCGCCAGCGCCGGCCTGGGCTTCACCACCCAAAGCCATACGCAGGTCTACGATCTCAACTATGACGTACCGGGCTACACCGTATGGAATGCCCGTGTCGGCTACCAGCTGACGCCGGAGATCGGGTTGGCGGTCAATGCCAACAACCTGTTCGACAAGACCTACATCACCCCGGCCTACAACCAGCTCAATGGCAACAACAACTTTGGCGATCCACGTAATCTGATGTTCACCGTGAAGTACACGCCGCAGTTCTGA
- a CDS encoding DUF6124 family protein — protein sequence MSPDAAVKPDTLEGHVFTVVKGLSTESILTTLSETLASANAMANDLAFDLEGSRRHVALGLQQLIELGTLLANRALDDIELPQPPR from the coding sequence TTGTCTCCAGATGCGGCCGTCAAGCCCGATACCTTGGAAGGCCATGTCTTTACCGTAGTCAAGGGCCTCAGCACCGAATCCATACTGACCACTCTCAGCGAAACCCTAGCTTCCGCCAATGCCATGGCCAACGACCTGGCCTTCGATCTGGAAGGCTCGCGACGGCACGTGGCGTTGGGGCTTCAGCAATTGATCGAGCTAGGAACACTTCTGGCTAATCGAGCACTGGATGACATCGAGCTGCCCCAGCCTCCACGCTAG
- a CDS encoding amino acid adenylation domain-containing protein codes for MNELLDDDLLALLLDEATDGLHARASRRRLDRAPLSFAQQRLWLEQQRDPTRSAYNLPRALRLTGELNADALEDALNRVIDRHDILRTAFIEIDGAATQVVERSARLILHREDLTGLDQPALSRHIEQHARQPFDLTQAPLMRATLLSLSRAEHVLLLNMHHIVSDAWSNTILMQDMTQAYGRALLGDRSALPPLPMQYADYATHQRGDYLQSAACRRSGEYWGEYLGHDLPALELPQDFSRSATQQHSAGRVHVSLAPSLAQALENFCQGQGLAPFVVALGAWQLLLARYSRQDDFTVGVPNANRNSHESQDLVGFFVSSQVYRARIDSTRSGLDFLRALRGQSLAALEHADYPLELILDQLGANPLFQVLFNWRTGSQAASLPSPDQLTLEFLDTGEGQAKFDLSLDVDYSQQQILATFEYSRDLYRTTTIERMAEHWQNLLRGLIEAPDCAVGELQLLSADERRLTLNDWNRQPTQLCSEECLHRMIEAHAAHAGEAIALTFEGQHLSYAELNRHANRLAHRLIEQGVGPDVRVGIAVERTPQMIIGLLAILKAGGAYVPLDPAYPADRLAYMIQDSGVRQILTQAHLLESLALPAGIDCLLLEPSDADHAWPEHNPAVPMDPDNLAYVIYTSGSTGKPKGALLAHHNVIRLFRATEQWFGFDHRDVWCLFHSYAFDFSVWEIFGALLHGGRLVIVPHAVSRSPEDFHALLCQEKVTVLNQTPSAFKSLLQVACEPRQPLIHQLRQVIFGGEAIDVQSLRPWFERFGDQSPQLINMYGITETTVHVTWRPLSMQDLHSQAASPIGEPIVDLSWYLLDAHLNPVPKGCIGELYIGRAGLARGYHQRADLTASRFIPDPFDPLPGRRLYRTGDLARYLSDGSIEYIGRLDHQVKIRGFRIELGEIQARLQTLPGVREGVVLTHDGPGGLQLIAYVIPTQPASAELREDLLTALKAQLPDYMVPSHLLFIDHLPLNANGKLDRKALPEPDATLRHSKYVAPRTQLEEALAQLWQQSLKVERVGISDSFFELGGHSILAIELIAKLKATLNITVRLQELLANPSIAELALFISQKHREQTQCLVALNNAPASAPQLFCLHPSGGIVFCYQPLARKLQNQARTVGIMHRGFSEPHAGPEAWQQMIADYSKEIVSAQPQGPYHLMGWSLGGTIAFDIAAMLESQGHTVGFLGLVDSTIPEHLYPSGLPRHRYLAGGAKDDAASQDLLEAIEYLDLLFPSLTERTAAYRREHPGSSVKAFHEWAAGQIEPERGDLLSIVQSVKEEVMNAQAFSVHDRLLEAFEGFSFKPVRVRPSCWWTQAEKTADELAFCEALLMEHSLTGELQCSVHSPLRHRGMIFDEGLLGELVEAFLASTVEKLS; via the coding sequence ATGAACGAACTGCTAGATGATGATCTGCTGGCGCTGCTGCTCGATGAGGCCACCGACGGCCTGCACGCCCGGGCCAGCCGCCGCAGGCTGGATCGCGCGCCGCTGTCTTTCGCCCAGCAACGCCTGTGGTTGGAACAACAGCGAGATCCGACCCGCTCGGCCTACAACCTGCCCCGGGCCTTGCGCCTGACCGGCGAGCTGAATGCCGATGCCCTGGAAGACGCGCTGAATCGCGTGATCGACCGACACGACATCCTGCGCACCGCGTTCATTGAAATCGACGGCGCCGCCACCCAGGTGGTCGAGCGCAGCGCCCGCCTGATCCTACATCGCGAAGACCTCACCGGGCTCGACCAGCCGGCGCTTTCCCGGCACATCGAGCAACACGCCCGGCAACCGTTCGATCTCACCCAGGCGCCGCTGATGCGGGCTACCTTGCTCAGTTTGAGCCGTGCCGAACATGTGTTGCTGCTCAATATGCATCACATCGTTTCCGATGCCTGGTCCAACACGATCCTGATGCAGGACATGACCCAGGCGTACGGCCGGGCTCTGCTGGGTGATCGGTCTGCGCTGCCACCGTTGCCGATGCAATATGCCGACTACGCAACCCACCAGCGCGGCGACTATCTGCAAAGCGCTGCCTGCCGACGCAGTGGCGAATACTGGGGCGAGTACCTGGGCCATGATTTGCCCGCCCTGGAATTGCCCCAGGACTTCTCGCGCAGTGCAACCCAACAACACAGCGCCGGTCGCGTACACGTATCGCTGGCCCCGTCGTTGGCGCAAGCGCTGGAGAATTTTTGCCAAGGCCAGGGGCTGGCGCCGTTCGTGGTGGCGCTGGGCGCCTGGCAACTGCTGCTGGCCCGCTACAGCCGCCAGGACGATTTCACCGTCGGCGTCCCCAACGCCAACCGCAACAGCCATGAAAGCCAGGACCTGGTGGGTTTTTTCGTCAGCAGCCAGGTGTACCGGGCGCGAATCGACTCGACTCGCAGCGGGTTGGACTTTCTTCGGGCGCTGCGCGGGCAATCCCTCGCCGCGCTGGAGCATGCCGATTACCCGCTGGAATTGATCCTCGATCAATTGGGTGCCAACCCGTTGTTCCAAGTCCTGTTCAACTGGCGCACCGGGTCACAGGCGGCGTCGCTGCCAAGCCCGGATCAACTTACCCTGGAGTTCCTCGACACCGGTGAAGGCCAGGCCAAGTTCGATCTGTCGCTGGATGTCGACTATTCACAACAGCAAATACTCGCGACGTTCGAGTACAGCCGTGACCTGTACCGCACGACCACCATCGAGCGCATGGCCGAGCATTGGCAGAACCTGTTGCGGGGCCTGATCGAGGCGCCCGACTGCGCTGTTGGCGAGCTGCAATTGTTGAGCGCCGATGAACGCCGGTTGACCCTCAACGACTGGAACCGCCAACCCACCCAACTGTGCAGCGAAGAATGCCTGCACCGGATGATCGAAGCCCATGCCGCCCACGCAGGCGAGGCGATAGCCCTGACATTCGAAGGGCAGCATCTGAGCTATGCCGAGCTCAACCGACACGCCAATCGACTGGCCCATCGCTTGATCGAGCAAGGCGTTGGTCCCGACGTGCGGGTGGGCATCGCCGTCGAGCGGACGCCGCAGATGATCATCGGCCTGCTGGCGATTCTCAAGGCCGGCGGCGCCTACGTACCGCTGGACCCGGCCTACCCGGCCGACCGACTGGCCTACATGATCCAGGACAGCGGCGTCAGGCAGATCCTGACCCAGGCCCATCTGCTTGAGTCACTGGCGTTGCCGGCTGGCATCGACTGCCTGCTGCTGGAACCGAGCGATGCCGATCACGCCTGGCCTGAGCACAATCCCGCTGTGCCCATGGATCCGGACAACCTGGCGTACGTGATCTACACCTCCGGTTCGACCGGCAAACCCAAGGGCGCATTGCTCGCGCACCACAACGTCATTCGCCTGTTCCGTGCTACCGAGCAGTGGTTCGGTTTTGACCACCGGGACGTGTGGTGCCTGTTTCATTCCTACGCCTTCGACTTTTCCGTTTGGGAGATCTTCGGTGCCCTGCTGCACGGTGGTCGACTGGTCATCGTGCCCCACGCCGTCAGCCGTTCGCCCGAGGATTTCCATGCCCTGCTCTGCCAGGAAAAGGTCACGGTGCTCAACCAGACGCCGTCGGCGTTCAAGTCATTGCTGCAAGTGGCCTGCGAACCTCGACAGCCTCTCATCCATCAATTGCGCCAGGTCATTTTTGGCGGTGAAGCGATCGATGTGCAGAGCCTGCGCCCTTGGTTCGAACGTTTCGGGGACCAGTCACCGCAATTGATCAACATGTATGGCATCACCGAAACCACCGTCCATGTCACTTGGCGGCCACTGTCGATGCAGGATTTGCATAGCCAGGCCGCCAGCCCCATCGGCGAGCCCATCGTCGACTTGTCCTGGTATCTGCTCGACGCGCACCTGAACCCGGTGCCCAAGGGGTGCATCGGTGAGCTGTATATCGGTCGCGCCGGCCTGGCCCGTGGTTATCACCAGCGTGCCGACCTCACCGCCAGCCGTTTCATTCCCGACCCGTTCGACCCGCTGCCGGGTCGACGCCTGTACCGCACCGGGGACCTGGCCCGCTACCTCAGCGACGGCAGCATCGAGTACATCGGGCGCCTGGATCACCAGGTCAAGATCCGCGGTTTCCGGATTGAACTGGGCGAGATCCAGGCGCGCCTGCAAACGCTGCCGGGCGTGCGCGAGGGTGTGGTGCTGACCCACGACGGCCCGGGCGGCCTGCAACTGATCGCCTACGTCATCCCGACGCAACCGGCCAGTGCCGAGCTGCGCGAAGACCTGCTGACTGCGCTCAAGGCGCAATTGCCGGACTACATGGTGCCCAGTCATCTGTTGTTCATCGACCACCTGCCGCTCAATGCCAACGGCAAGCTCGACCGTAAGGCCTTGCCCGAACCCGACGCCACCCTCCGGCATTCGAAGTACGTGGCGCCCCGCACGCAGTTGGAAGAAGCCTTGGCGCAACTCTGGCAGCAGTCCCTTAAGGTCGAGCGCGTGGGTATCAGCGACAGTTTCTTTGAGCTGGGTGGGCATTCGATCCTGGCGATCGAACTGATCGCCAAGCTCAAGGCGACCCTGAACATCACCGTGCGCCTGCAGGAATTACTGGCCAACCCGAGCATCGCCGAGCTGGCGCTGTTCATTTCGCAAAAACACCGCGAGCAGACGCAATGCCTCGTCGCCCTGAACAACGCGCCCGCGAGCGCACCGCAGTTGTTCTGCCTGCACCCCAGCGGCGGCATCGTGTTCTGCTACCAACCGCTGGCGCGCAAACTGCAAAACCAGGCGCGCACCGTTGGCATCATGCACCGCGGCTTCAGCGAACCCCATGCAGGGCCCGAGGCCTGGCAGCAGATGATTGCCGACTACAGCAAGGAAATCGTCAGCGCCCAACCGCAAGGCCCCTATCACTTGATGGGCTGGTCCCTGGGCGGGACGATCGCGTTCGACATCGCGGCGATGCTGGAAAGCCAGGGGCACACCGTTGGTTTTCTCGGGTTGGTGGACAGCACCATCCCGGAACATTTGTATCCCTCAGGATTGCCGCGCCATCGGTATTTGGCGGGTGGCGCAAAAGACGATGCTGCCTCCCAGGATCTGCTTGAAGCCATTGAGTATCTTGACCTGCTGTTCCCGTCACTGACGGAGCGCACGGCGGCTTATCGACGGGAACATCCTGGCAGTTCAGTCAAGGCATTCCATGAATGGGCGGCCGGCCAGATCGAGCCTGAGCGAGGCGACTTGCTGTCGATCGTGCAGAGCGTCAAGGAAGAGGTCATGAATGCCCAGGCGTTCTCCGTGCACGATCGATTGCTGGAGGCCTTCGAGGGGTTCAGCTTCAAGCCGGTTCGGGTACGGCCCAGTTGCTGGTGGACACAAGCGGAGAAAACCGCCGATGAATTGGCATTCTGCGAAGCCCTGCTGATGGAACACAGCCTGACGGGCGAGCTGCAATGCTCGGTGCATTCGCCGTTGCGCCATCGGGGCATGATCTTTGATGAGGGATTGCTTGGGGAACTGGTCGAGGCTTTTCTGGCCAGTACGGTAGAAAAGCTCTCTTAA